From Pseudopipra pipra isolate bDixPip1 chromosome 13, bDixPip1.hap1, whole genome shotgun sequence, a single genomic window includes:
- the LOC135421236 gene encoding rho GTPase-activating protein 20-like isoform X1 yields the protein MKPVVQRRRSTPSAISKALSKSKSHSRETTLSSSHLDNGLPSRVFSSPGSTFILDERVQLTVGLQTQERHLILFSDVVVIAKSKSSSSLKLKKQVHLSEVWTGTCLSEVTEKKMSPENSFVIGWPTTNYVVTFSSADAKERWLSALLWHISEVKQNEYLKNLTLQIFVLDDDNCSSTTAVNVSNVETAESVMKKTLLQLGLPGRTSEHHLWVVSGKDEPAYPLIGHEHPFSIALSCLRDSADQQQRTNNNTLLADGTEASFLAQLPKEKQCQFVLKRRLQAPMQLRRESLQKHTKRKKSLIDWALRRSTSTPTGSPPSQSPTTPRKLFGLSLTSVCPDGILPKPIMDMLLLLYHEGPSTRGIFRRSANAKTCKELKEKLNSGDDVQVDGESVFVAAAVITDFLRNIPDSVLSSDLHGLWMEAVDTENRAHKIEAIKSLVNQLPEANLILLRHLFGVLHHIEQNSGVNQMNAFNLALCIAPNMLWLPSPTGPEEESQSTKKVALLVQFLIENSGEIFGGDIASLFQKPDKKKSKNSAESLGIGLAQHGDSSDELEFSACDPEGPKHHLEPETDAIFEPPSSLLLNEDQEDWDLFSEITACYQSKARMNASTDSCDLLEEDSSFCSIGSTHSLSLALDRCSSEPSVCLSSQLPAQGHEPVARQSSCDATIMRSHTDYMHRLRQLQVESQKLIDEGLSPGVNKARQNLRQSPQTSSRVKQLNLQKSSPSNRSSFSSLSSTTTSPSASSLSSLDSAFSYCSESSAISPTDVSSQPFMFGTSARLHAVSPKVAKRSPKEWHKSLMSPVLLPPCDLDSFHEYEPKPGESSHCFGERNSFPSVSRVAVRSPLTDIDWEEEEIQLSCAGCHSLGLRNQDYTKEIEQKPEFPAASPSSKTSPQVSHQQHREKTVKNIETKSIDACLLSQESLKRTKITFYVAPDKESSWGSPVGEEKEERSVANISSCDLPSSSNEQSLSKGLQTVRVHIPQTVFYGQNTPLVLQSISRRYHHEPKVPPPHAKHKESPQSASTPEELESQPVETAQAPTQSEGFDTFSHTIHIILPAYIRKTIREYFKHDETEPCPTVEVEAVENELLQSRVEWLRSQPLADVPAEERDTVAFAEETFV from the exons GGAAACTACCCTTTCCTCTTCCCATTTGGACAATGGACTGCCAAGTAGGGTGTTCAGCAGCCCAGGCTCCACCTTCATCCTGGATGAGCGAGTACAGCTAACTGTGGGCCTGCAGACCCAGGAAAGACATCTGATCTTGTTCAGCGATGTGGTGGTCATTGCCAAGTCCAA ATCCTCCTCCAGCCTGAAGCTGAAAAAGCAAGTGCATCTGAGTGAAGTGTGGACTGGCACCTGCCTCAGCGaagtgacagagaaaaaaatgagtcCCGAGAATTCATTTGTCATTGGCTGGCCTACCACCAACTATGTTGTCACCTTCAG CTCAGCTGATGCGAAGGAACGATGGCTGTCAGCGTTACTGTG gCATATCAGTGAGGTAAAACAGAATGAATACCTGAAGAATCTGACCCTTCAGATCTTTGTGCTGGATGACGACAACTGTTCTTCT ACTACTGCAGTCAATGTGTCCAATGTGGAAACTGCAGAGAGTGTGATGAAGAAGACCCTTCTACAGCTTGGGCTCCCT GGCAGGACCAGTGAACACCACCTCTGGGTGGTCTCAGGAAAAGATGAGCCTGCTTACCCTCTCATTG GGCACGAACATCCCTTCAGTATCGCACTGAGCTGTCTCCGGGACTCTGCTGACCAGCAACAAAGAACCAACAATAACACTCTTCTGGCTGATGGGACAGAGGCTTCCTTCCTTGCTCAGCTCCCAAAGGAAAAGCAGTGTCAGTTTGTCCTGAAACGCAGACTCCAAGCTCCAATGCAGCTGAGGAGAg agtcactgcagaaacacaCCAAGAGGAAGAAGTCCTTGATTGACTGGGCCCTGCGCCGCAGCACCAGCACTCCCACGGGCAGCCCTCCTTCACAGTCACCTACTACCCCACGGAAGCTCTTCGGCCTGTCCCTGACCTCTGTCTGTCCTGATGGGATCCTTCCCAAGCCAATTATG GATATGCTGCTCCTGTTGTACCATGAAGGTCCCTCTACTAGGGGCATTTTCAGACGGTCTGCCAATGCCAAGACTTGCAAGGAGTTGAAAGAGAAGCTGAACTCTGGAGATGATGTTCAGGTGGATGGAGAGTCAGTCTTTGTGGCTGCAGCTGTCATCACG GATTTTCTCCGAAATATACCTGACAGTGTTCTATCCTCAGACTTGCATGGACTGTGGATGGAAGCTGTGGACACGGAAAATCGGGCACATAAGATTGAAGCTATCAAAAG TCTTGTCAACCAGCTTCCAGAGGCTAACCTCATCTTACTCAGACACCTCTTTGGAGTCCTCCATCATATTGAGCAGAATTCCGGCGTGAATCAAATGAATGCCTTTAACCTGGCTCTTTGCATAGCACCCAATATGCTGTGGCTACCAAGTCCCACTGGGCCTGAGGAGGAGAGCCAGTCTACAAAGAAG GTGGCCTTGTTAGTGCAGTTCCTGATTGAAAACTCAGGAGAGATTTTTGGGGGTGATATTGCTTCCTTGTTTCAAAAACCTGACAAAAAGAAGTCCAAAAACTCAGCAGAATCTCTGG GCATAGGCTTGGCTCAGCATGGTGATTCCTCTGATGAGTTGGAGTTTTCTGCTTGTGACCCAGAGGGGCCAAAGCACCACCTGGAACCTGAAACAGATGCCATTTTTGAACCACCCAGCAGTTTGTTACTGAATGAGGATCAGGAGGACTGGGACTTGTTCAGTGAGATCACAGCCTGCTACCAAAGCAAAGCCCGAATGAATGCCAGTACAGACAGTTGTGACCTCCTGGAAGAAGATAGTTCTTTCTGCTCCATCGGCTCCACCCACTCGCTCAGCCTGGCCCTGGACCGGTGCTCATCAGAACCCAGTGTCTGCCtgagctcccagctccctgcccagggccacGAGCCGGTGGCCCGCCAGTCCAGCTGCGATGCCACCATCATGCGCAGCCACACAGATTACATGCACAGGCTCAGGCAGCTGCAAGTGGAGAGCCAGAAGCTGATTGATGAAGGTCTAAGCCCTGGGGTTAACAAGGCCAGGCAGAACTTGCGGCAATCACCTCAGACCAGCTCCAGGGTGAAGCAGCTCAACCTTCAGAAGTCCAGCCCGTCCAACAGGTCCAgcttctccagcctgtcctcTACCACCACCTCCCCATCTGCTTCCTCACTCAGTTCCTTAGACAGTGCTTTCTCGTACTGCTCAGAGTCATCAGCCATTAGTCCCACAGATGTCTCATCTCAGCCGTTCATGTTTGGCACTTCTGCCAGGCTTCATGCTGTGTCCCCCAAGGTTGCCAAGAGGTCCCCAAAAGAGTGGCACAAATCCCTCATGTCTCCTGTGCTTTTACCTCCATGTGACCTGGACAGTTTCCATGAGTATGAACCCAAGCCTGGAGAGAGCAGTCATTGCTTTGGAGAGAGGAATAGTTTTCCATCTGTCAGCAGAGTTGCTGTGAGAAGCCCACTCACTGACATTGACTGGGAAGAAGAGGAGATACAGCTGAGTTGTGCAGGGTGCCACAGCCTGGGGCTCAGGAACCAGGATTATACCAAAGAAATTGAACAAAAACCTGAattcccagctgccagcccatcCAGCAAGACATCCCCACAGGTcagccaccagcagcacagggagaagaCAGTGAAGAACATAGAAACCAAAAGCATTGATGCTTGCCTGCTGAGCCAGGAAAGCCTGAAGCGCACTAAGATAACTTTTTATGTAGCCCCAGATAAAGAAAGCTCTTGGGGGTCTCcagtgggagaggagaaggaggagagatCTGTGGCAAACATCAGCAGTTGTGACTTGCCTAGCAGCAGCAATGAGCAGAGCCTGTCCAAGGGTTTGCAGACTGTAAGAGTCCACATCCCCCAGACAGTTTTCTATGGGCAGAACACCCCCCTTGTTCTGCAGTCCATCTCCAGGCGTTACCACCATGAACCAAAGGTCCCACCCCCACATGCCAAGCACAAAGAGAGCCCCCAGAGTGCCTCCACTCCCGAGGAGCTGGAGAGCCAGCCAGTGGAAACGGCGCAGGCGCCAACCCAGAGCGAGGGCTTTGACACTTTCAGCCATACCATCCACATCATCCTCCCTGCCTACATCCGAAAAACCATCAGGGAGTATTTCAAGCATGATGAAACAGAACCCTGTCCCACGGTGGAAGTGGAAGCAGTGGAGAATGAACTCCTCCAGAGCAGGGTGGAGTGGCTCAGGAGTCAACCGCTGGCAGACGTGCCTGCAGAGGAGCGTGACACGGTGGCCTTTGCCGAAGAAACATTTGTCTAG
- the LOC135421236 gene encoding rho GTPase-activating protein 20-like isoform X2, whose amino-acid sequence MKKTLLQLGLPGRTSEHHLWVVSGKDEPAYPLIGHEHPFSIALSCLRDSADQQQRTNNNTLLADGTEASFLAQLPKEKQCQFVLKRRLQAPMQLRRESLQKHTKRKKSLIDWALRRSTSTPTGSPPSQSPTTPRKLFGLSLTSVCPDGILPKPIMDMLLLLYHEGPSTRGIFRRSANAKTCKELKEKLNSGDDVQVDGESVFVAAAVITDFLRNIPDSVLSSDLHGLWMEAVDTENRAHKIEAIKSLVNQLPEANLILLRHLFGVLHHIEQNSGVNQMNAFNLALCIAPNMLWLPSPTGPEEESQSTKKVALLVQFLIENSGEIFGGDIASLFQKPDKKKSKNSAESLGIGLAQHGDSSDELEFSACDPEGPKHHLEPETDAIFEPPSSLLLNEDQEDWDLFSEITACYQSKARMNASTDSCDLLEEDSSFCSIGSTHSLSLALDRCSSEPSVCLSSQLPAQGHEPVARQSSCDATIMRSHTDYMHRLRQLQVESQKLIDEGLSPGVNKARQNLRQSPQTSSRVKQLNLQKSSPSNRSSFSSLSSTTTSPSASSLSSLDSAFSYCSESSAISPTDVSSQPFMFGTSARLHAVSPKVAKRSPKEWHKSLMSPVLLPPCDLDSFHEYEPKPGESSHCFGERNSFPSVSRVAVRSPLTDIDWEEEEIQLSCAGCHSLGLRNQDYTKEIEQKPEFPAASPSSKTSPQVSHQQHREKTVKNIETKSIDACLLSQESLKRTKITFYVAPDKESSWGSPVGEEKEERSVANISSCDLPSSSNEQSLSKGLQTVRVHIPQTVFYGQNTPLVLQSISRRYHHEPKVPPPHAKHKESPQSASTPEELESQPVETAQAPTQSEGFDTFSHTIHIILPAYIRKTIREYFKHDETEPCPTVEVEAVENELLQSRVEWLRSQPLADVPAEERDTVAFAEETFV is encoded by the exons ATGAAGAAGACCCTTCTACAGCTTGGGCTCCCT GGCAGGACCAGTGAACACCACCTCTGGGTGGTCTCAGGAAAAGATGAGCCTGCTTACCCTCTCATTG GGCACGAACATCCCTTCAGTATCGCACTGAGCTGTCTCCGGGACTCTGCTGACCAGCAACAAAGAACCAACAATAACACTCTTCTGGCTGATGGGACAGAGGCTTCCTTCCTTGCTCAGCTCCCAAAGGAAAAGCAGTGTCAGTTTGTCCTGAAACGCAGACTCCAAGCTCCAATGCAGCTGAGGAGAg agtcactgcagaaacacaCCAAGAGGAAGAAGTCCTTGATTGACTGGGCCCTGCGCCGCAGCACCAGCACTCCCACGGGCAGCCCTCCTTCACAGTCACCTACTACCCCACGGAAGCTCTTCGGCCTGTCCCTGACCTCTGTCTGTCCTGATGGGATCCTTCCCAAGCCAATTATG GATATGCTGCTCCTGTTGTACCATGAAGGTCCCTCTACTAGGGGCATTTTCAGACGGTCTGCCAATGCCAAGACTTGCAAGGAGTTGAAAGAGAAGCTGAACTCTGGAGATGATGTTCAGGTGGATGGAGAGTCAGTCTTTGTGGCTGCAGCTGTCATCACG GATTTTCTCCGAAATATACCTGACAGTGTTCTATCCTCAGACTTGCATGGACTGTGGATGGAAGCTGTGGACACGGAAAATCGGGCACATAAGATTGAAGCTATCAAAAG TCTTGTCAACCAGCTTCCAGAGGCTAACCTCATCTTACTCAGACACCTCTTTGGAGTCCTCCATCATATTGAGCAGAATTCCGGCGTGAATCAAATGAATGCCTTTAACCTGGCTCTTTGCATAGCACCCAATATGCTGTGGCTACCAAGTCCCACTGGGCCTGAGGAGGAGAGCCAGTCTACAAAGAAG GTGGCCTTGTTAGTGCAGTTCCTGATTGAAAACTCAGGAGAGATTTTTGGGGGTGATATTGCTTCCTTGTTTCAAAAACCTGACAAAAAGAAGTCCAAAAACTCAGCAGAATCTCTGG GCATAGGCTTGGCTCAGCATGGTGATTCCTCTGATGAGTTGGAGTTTTCTGCTTGTGACCCAGAGGGGCCAAAGCACCACCTGGAACCTGAAACAGATGCCATTTTTGAACCACCCAGCAGTTTGTTACTGAATGAGGATCAGGAGGACTGGGACTTGTTCAGTGAGATCACAGCCTGCTACCAAAGCAAAGCCCGAATGAATGCCAGTACAGACAGTTGTGACCTCCTGGAAGAAGATAGTTCTTTCTGCTCCATCGGCTCCACCCACTCGCTCAGCCTGGCCCTGGACCGGTGCTCATCAGAACCCAGTGTCTGCCtgagctcccagctccctgcccagggccacGAGCCGGTGGCCCGCCAGTCCAGCTGCGATGCCACCATCATGCGCAGCCACACAGATTACATGCACAGGCTCAGGCAGCTGCAAGTGGAGAGCCAGAAGCTGATTGATGAAGGTCTAAGCCCTGGGGTTAACAAGGCCAGGCAGAACTTGCGGCAATCACCTCAGACCAGCTCCAGGGTGAAGCAGCTCAACCTTCAGAAGTCCAGCCCGTCCAACAGGTCCAgcttctccagcctgtcctcTACCACCACCTCCCCATCTGCTTCCTCACTCAGTTCCTTAGACAGTGCTTTCTCGTACTGCTCAGAGTCATCAGCCATTAGTCCCACAGATGTCTCATCTCAGCCGTTCATGTTTGGCACTTCTGCCAGGCTTCATGCTGTGTCCCCCAAGGTTGCCAAGAGGTCCCCAAAAGAGTGGCACAAATCCCTCATGTCTCCTGTGCTTTTACCTCCATGTGACCTGGACAGTTTCCATGAGTATGAACCCAAGCCTGGAGAGAGCAGTCATTGCTTTGGAGAGAGGAATAGTTTTCCATCTGTCAGCAGAGTTGCTGTGAGAAGCCCACTCACTGACATTGACTGGGAAGAAGAGGAGATACAGCTGAGTTGTGCAGGGTGCCACAGCCTGGGGCTCAGGAACCAGGATTATACCAAAGAAATTGAACAAAAACCTGAattcccagctgccagcccatcCAGCAAGACATCCCCACAGGTcagccaccagcagcacagggagaagaCAGTGAAGAACATAGAAACCAAAAGCATTGATGCTTGCCTGCTGAGCCAGGAAAGCCTGAAGCGCACTAAGATAACTTTTTATGTAGCCCCAGATAAAGAAAGCTCTTGGGGGTCTCcagtgggagaggagaaggaggagagatCTGTGGCAAACATCAGCAGTTGTGACTTGCCTAGCAGCAGCAATGAGCAGAGCCTGTCCAAGGGTTTGCAGACTGTAAGAGTCCACATCCCCCAGACAGTTTTCTATGGGCAGAACACCCCCCTTGTTCTGCAGTCCATCTCCAGGCGTTACCACCATGAACCAAAGGTCCCACCCCCACATGCCAAGCACAAAGAGAGCCCCCAGAGTGCCTCCACTCCCGAGGAGCTGGAGAGCCAGCCAGTGGAAACGGCGCAGGCGCCAACCCAGAGCGAGGGCTTTGACACTTTCAGCCATACCATCCACATCATCCTCCCTGCCTACATCCGAAAAACCATCAGGGAGTATTTCAAGCATGATGAAACAGAACCCTGTCCCACGGTGGAAGTGGAAGCAGTGGAGAATGAACTCCTCCAGAGCAGGGTGGAGTGGCTCAGGAGTCAACCGCTGGCAGACGTGCCTGCAGAGGAGCGTGACACGGTGGCCTTTGCCGAAGAAACATTTGTCTAG